A genome region from Triticum aestivum cultivar Chinese Spring chromosome 2B, IWGSC CS RefSeq v2.1, whole genome shotgun sequence includes the following:
- the LOC123043102 gene encoding cytochrome P450 85A1 encodes MALLLLVMVGVVVGVVVASSLLLRWNEVRYGNGRRKEGGCLPPGTMGWPLFGETTEFLKQGPSFMKQRRLRYGRLFRTHILGCPTVVCMDPELNRRMLLQGEAGGLVPGYPQSMLDILGRNNIAAVHGPLHRLMRGAMLGLVRPAMLRQSLLPKIDAFMRDHLQGWAGAVVDVQAKTKEMALLSALRQIAGITAGPLSDALKTELCTLVLGTISLPINLPGTSYYQGFQARTKLVSMLEQMIAERRSSDDVHDDMLDALLRSGGDGAREKLSDEQIIDLLIALIYSGYETMSTTSMMAVKYLSDHPRALDELRREHLDIRKGKSPEEAISYEEFKSMAFTRAVIFETLRLATVVNGLLRKTTRDVEMNGYVIPKGWRIYVYTREINYDPSMYPDPMTFNPWRWLEKNMESHPHFMLFGGGGRMCPGKEVGTAEIATFLHYFVTRYRWEEEGKNTILKFPRVEAPNGLHIRVQDY; translated from the exons atggcgctCCTCCTCTTGGTGATGGTCGGTGTTGTGGTCGGCGTGGTGGTGGCGAGCAGCCTGCTGCTGCGGTGGAACGAGGTCAGGTACGGCAACGGCCGGAGGAAGGAGGGCGGGTGCCTGCCGCCGGGGACAATGGGGTGGCCGCTCTTCGGCGAGACCACCGAGTTCCTCAAGCAGGGCCCGAGCTTCATGAAGCAGAGGAGGCTCAG GTATGGGCGGCTGTTCCGCACGCACATCCTGGGATGCCCCACGGTGGTGTGCATGGACCCGGAGCTCAACCGCCGGATGCTGCTACAGGGCGAGGCCGGCGGCCTCGTCCCCGGCTATCCGCAGTCCATGCTCGACATCCTCGGCCGCAACAACATCGCCGCCGTGCACGGCCCGCTCCACCGCCTCATGCGTGGCGCCATGCTCGGCCTCGTCCGCCCTGCTATGCTCCGGCAAAGCCtcctccccaagatcgacgccTTCATGCGCGACCACCTTCAGGGATGGGCAGGCGCCGTCGTCGACGTCCAGGCCAAGACCAAGGAG ATGGCCTTGCTGTCCGCACTCCGGCAGATCGCCGGCATCACGGCCGGCCCGCTCTCAGACGCCCTCAAAACAGAGCTATGCACCCTTGTGCTCGGCACCATTTCCTTGCCCATCAACCTTCCGGGAACCAGCTACTACCAAGGCTTCCAGGCAAGGACCAAGCTTGTGTCCATGCTAGAGCAGATGATCGCGGAGCGGCGGTCCTCTGATGATGTGCATGATGACATGTTGGATGCTCTCTTGAGAAGCGGCGGCGATGGGGCCAGGGAAAAGCTCAGTGATGAGCAGATCATCGACTTGCTCATCGCGCTCATCTACTCTGGATACGAGACGATGTCGACCACTTCGATGATGGCCGTCAAGTACCTGTCGGACCACCCGCGAGCTCTTGATGAACTCAGG AGAGAGCATCTCGATATCAGGAAGGGGAAATCGCCGGAGGAAGCCATCAGCTATGAAGAATTTAAGTCAATGGCCTTCACTCGAGCT GTCATCTTTGAGACGCTCAGATTAGCTACAGTCGTCAATGGGCTACTAAGGAAAACTACCCGGGATGTAGAAATGAATG GGTATGTTATTCCAAAAGGATGGAGAATCTATGTTTACACGAGGGAGATAAACTACGATCCATCCATGTATCCTGACCCAATGACTTTCAATCCGTGGAGGTGGCTG GAGAAGAACATGGAATCGCACCCACACTTCATGTTGTTCGGAGGAGGCGGCCGGATGTGCCCCGGGAAGGAGGTGGGCACGGCAGAGATCGCGACTTTCCTCCACTACTTTGTGACCCGATACAG ATGGGAGGAAGAAGGCAAGAACACCATCTTGAAATTCCCCCGTGTGGAAGCTCCCAACGGGCTACATATCCGGGTTCAAGATTACTGA